A single genomic interval of Musa acuminata AAA Group cultivar baxijiao chromosome BXJ3-4, Cavendish_Baxijiao_AAA, whole genome shotgun sequence harbors:
- the LOC135636208 gene encoding WRKY transcription factor 28-like: MSANDRELYFHDDFSFYAERDLSLLSGEMPSGAAIGTLQPLSPIMSFDDYLKLDALDPGELASPELVADGAVNSTNNLTPSTGCGAGTSPASPSSSVPSSSTEAAGEEDTSRRKKDHLKQEDEEIEMEQKLQYKADNDKSKKVSKPKKRGEKRRREPRFAFMTKSEVDHLEDGYRWRKYGQKAVKNSPFPRSYYRCTSPTCLVKKTVERSYQDPAIVVTTYEGKHTHHSPAPARGSTQSLASPPTASTSFRHHYHLMHQPNLHCFLQSPFQGFQFPDCDLLQEILPSFTQKNQP; the protein is encoded by the exons ATGTCCGCAAACGATAGAGAGCTGTACTTCCATGATGACTTCTCCTTCTACGCCGAGAGAGATCTGTCGCTGCTCTCCGGTGAGATGCCGAGCGGTGCTGCCATCGGCACCCTGCAACCCTTGTCTCCTATCATGAGCTTCGATGACTACTTAAAGCTGGACGCGTTGGACCCTGGCGAGCTCGCCTCTCCTGAGCTAGTGGCCGATGGTGCTGTCAACTCCACTAACAATTTGACGCCGTCGACTGGGTGCGGTGCAGGCACGTCGCCTGCATCACCGAGCTCTTCAGTGCCATCTTCGTCGACCGAGGCAGCGGGCGAGGAGGACACAAGCCGACGCAAGAAAGATCATCTGAAGCAGGAGGACGAGGAGATCGAGATGGAACAAAAGCTACAGTATAAAGCTGATAACGACAAGTCCAAGAAAGT GAGCAAACcgaagaagagaggagagaaaagacgAAGAGAGCCTCGTTTTGCTTTCATGACCAAGAGCGAGGTTGATCATCTTGAAGATGGCTATAGGTGGAGGAAGTACGGCCAGAAGGCAGTCAAGAACAGCCCTTTTCCGAG AAGCTACTACCGCTGCACATCGCCGACATGCTTGGTGAAGAAGACGGTGGAGAGATCATACCAAGATCCAGCAATTGTCGTCACAACCTATGAAGGGAAACACACTCATCACAGCCCCGCACCTGCTCGAGGAAGCACACAGTCGCTTGCATCTCCACCGACGGCGTCGACAAGCTTCCGCCACCACTACCACCTGATGCACCAACCAAATCTGCATTGCTTCCTGCAATCTCCTTTCCAGGGATTTCAATTCCCTGACTGTGATCTGCTGCAAGAGATTTTACCTTCCTTCACACAGAAAAACCAACCATGA
- the LOC135635633 gene encoding peptide deformylase 1B, chloroplastic-like: MAARLTASPLIYYAALIPLLSRRAATIRYPFPFSGRSLLSFSSKTLTVTRDATAMDVSARARRGFASQVDDFASPDDLCFEAPLKIVEYPDPILRARNKRISTFDENLKKLAKEMFDVMYKTDGIGLSAPQVGVNVQLMVFNPAGERGEGEEIVLVNPKIYKASTRTLFFNEGCLSFPGIYADVERPASIKIDARNITGARFRVTLSGLPARIFQHEFDHLQGILFFDRMTEDVLESIRSELKALEQKYESRTGLPSPESIDKYERTQRRNEIAGFAGR; encoded by the exons ATGGCAGCGCGGCTCACGGCCTCGCCGCTCATCTACTACGCTGCCCTCATCCCTCTGCTCTCACGCCGCGCCGCCACCATCCGGTACCCGTTCCCCTTCTCTGGGCGATCCCTTCTCAGCTTCTCATCCAAAACCCTAACCGTAACTCGCGATGCCACTGCCATGGACGTCTCCGCGCGCGCCCGGCGCGGGTTCGCCTCTCAAGTTGACGACTTCGCCTCCC CCGATGACTTGTGCTTTGAGGCACCGTTGAAAATTGTGGAGTATCCTGACCCGATTTTGAGGGCTAGGAATAAGCGCATCAGCACGTTCGATGAGAATTTAAAGAAATTGGCGAAGGAGATGTTCGATGTCATGTACAA AACTGATGGCATTGGCCTCTCAGCACCCCAAGTTGGAGTAAATGTACAACTTATGGTATTTAATCCTGCTGGTGAACGAGGTGAAGGAGAGGAAATTGTTCTTGTGAACCCAAAAATATATAAAGCCTCAACACGCACTTTATTTTTCAATGAGGGCTGCTTATCCTTTCCAGGAATATATGCAGATGTAGAG AGACCAGCATCTATCAAGATTGATGCTCGAAATATAACAGGTGCAAGGTTTAGAGTTACCCTTTCTGGACTTCCTGCTCGAATTTTCCAGCATGAGTTTGATCATTTGCAG GGAATTCTTTTCTTTGATCGGATGACTGAAGATGTTCTTGAAAGTATCCGTTCCGAGTTGAAG GCTTTAGAACAAAAGTATGAAAGCAGAACTGGGCTTCCAAGTCCTGAAAGCATTGATAAGTATGAGAGAACACAGAGAAGAAATGAGATTGCTGGTTTCGCTGGAAGATGA
- the LOC135636326 gene encoding ras-related protein RABA1f-like, giving the protein MAYRADDDYDYLFKVVLIGDSGVGKSNLLSRFTRDEFSLESKSTIGVEFATRSIRVEDKVIKAQIWDTAGQERYRAITSAYYRGAVGALVVYDITRHVTFENIERWLKELRDHTDSNIVIMLVGNKADLRHLRAVNTEDAKDFSEKENAFFMETSALESMNVENAFTEVLTQIYRVMSRKSLEAGDDPADLPKGQTINVGTKDDVSAVKKAGCCSS; this is encoded by the exons ATGGCGTACAGGGCGGACGATGATTACGACTACCTTTTCAAGGTTGTGCTGATCGGGGACTCCGGCGTCGGAAAATCGAACCTGCTCTCGCGGTTCACCCGGGACGAGTTCAGCCTCGAGTCCAAGTCCACCATCGGCGTCGAGTTCGCCACCCGAAGCATTCGCGTGGAGGACAAGGTTATCAAGGCCCAGATTTGGGATACCGCTGGCCAAGAGAG ATACCGAGCGATCACAAGTGCATATTATCGGGGAGCAGTTGGTGCGCTAGTTGTCTATGATATCacacgtcatgtgacatttgagaacATAGAGAGATGGTTGAAGGAACTCAGAGATCACACTGATTCCAATATTGTGATCATGCTAGTGGGAAACAAGGCAGATCTACGACATCTTAGGGCTGTTAATACTGAGGATGCAAAGGATTTTTCTGAGAAGGAGAACGCGTTCTTCATGGAGACATCTGCTCTGGAATCAATGAATGTGGAAAATGCCTTTACTGAAGTGCTGACCCAGATATATCGAGTGATGAGCAGGAAGTCACTTGAAGCTGGTGATGATCCAGCGGATTTGCCGAAGGGTCAGACGATCAATGTCGGCACCAAGGATGATGTATCCGCTGTTAAGAAAGCTGGTTGCTGCTCATCTTAG
- the LOC135635673 gene encoding transcription factor bHLH168-like isoform X2, which yields MKGGGGADKLERKTVEKNRRIHMKNLCVQLTSLIPKSKRATMTQQDLLEQATHYVNELKERVERLKQKKEKTSGVLIGFGEPLVTVTHLGSNLVVNLVCGLRTRSMLHPVIIVLLEEGADVTSASSNIVGDKIFHTVHCQAIYPRIGLDPSRVEHRLKELVRREA from the exons atgaagGGTGGTGGTGGAGCTGACAAGCTTGAGAGGAAGACGGTGGAGAAGAACAGGAGAATCCACATGAAGAACCTCTGCGTCCAGCTCACTTCCCTCATCCCCAAGTCCAAG CGAGCCACCATGACTCAGCAAGATCTGCTGGAGCAAGCAACCCACTACGTGAACGAGCTGAAGGAGAGAGTGGAACGATTGaagcagaagaaagagaagaCGAGTGGTGTCCTGATAGGGTTCGGGGAGCCCCTGGTTACTGTGACACACCTGGGGTCTAACctggtggtgaacttggtgtgtgGGCTGAGAACAAGGTCCATGCTTCATCCGGTCATCATCGTCCTCCTGGAAGAAGGTGCGGATGTCACCAGTGCCAGTTCCAACATTGTTGGCGACAAGATCTTCCACACGGTTCATTGTCAA GCCATTTATCCAAGAATTGGTTTAGATCCATCAAGGGTGGAGCACAGATTGAAAGAATTAGTGAGGAGGGAAGCTTAG
- the LOC135635673 gene encoding transcription factor bHLH168-like isoform X1 has product MKGGGGADKLERKTVEKNRRIHMKNLCVQLTSLIPKSKQRATMTQQDLLEQATHYVNELKERVERLKQKKEKTSGVLIGFGEPLVTVTHLGSNLVVNLVCGLRTRSMLHPVIIVLLEEGADVTSASSNIVGDKIFHTVHCQAIYPRIGLDPSRVEHRLKELVRREA; this is encoded by the exons atgaagGGTGGTGGTGGAGCTGACAAGCTTGAGAGGAAGACGGTGGAGAAGAACAGGAGAATCCACATGAAGAACCTCTGCGTCCAGCTCACTTCCCTCATCCCCAAGTCCAAG CAGCGAGCCACCATGACTCAGCAAGATCTGCTGGAGCAAGCAACCCACTACGTGAACGAGCTGAAGGAGAGAGTGGAACGATTGaagcagaagaaagagaagaCGAGTGGTGTCCTGATAGGGTTCGGGGAGCCCCTGGTTACTGTGACACACCTGGGGTCTAACctggtggtgaacttggtgtgtgGGCTGAGAACAAGGTCCATGCTTCATCCGGTCATCATCGTCCTCCTGGAAGAAGGTGCGGATGTCACCAGTGCCAGTTCCAACATTGTTGGCGACAAGATCTTCCACACGGTTCATTGTCAA GCCATTTATCCAAGAATTGGTTTAGATCCATCAAGGGTGGAGCACAGATTGAAAGAATTAGTGAGGAGGGAAGCTTAG
- the LOC135637151 gene encoding sugar transporter ERD6-like 4, giving the protein MSFRGEESGSEDGRGDLRKPFLHTGSWYRMGMGMGSRQSSLLASSASVIRDSSISAVLCTLIVALGPIQFGFTGGFSSPTQDDIIADLGLSLSEFSIFGSLSNVGAMVGAIASGQLAEYIGRKGSLMIASIPNIIGWLAISFAKDSSFLYMGRLLEGFGVGVISYTVPVYIAEIAPQNLRGALGSVNQLSVTIGILLAYLLGMFVPWRLLAVIGILPCTILIPGLFFIPESPRWLAKMGMMEDFEASLQVLRGFDADITVEVNEIKRSVASSTRRTAIRFSQLRQRRYKLPLMIGIGLLVLQQLSGINGILFYASNIFKAAGLTNGNLATCGLGAIQVVATGVTTWLLDRAGRRILLIISAAGMTSSLLLVSVAFFLEGVFPEESHSYYIMSILSLVGLVAFVIAFSFGLGAIPWIIMSEILPVNIKSLAGSVATLANWLTSFAITMTANLLLNWSTGGTFAIYTVVSVLTLLFVITWVPETKGRTLEEIQWSFR; this is encoded by the exons ATGAGCTTTAGAGGGGAGGAGAGCGGGAGCGAGGATGGGCGAGGGGACCTCAGGAAGCCGTTCCTGCACACGGGGAGCTGGTACCGGATGGGCATGGGCATGGGGTCGCGGCAATCCAGCCTCTTGGCCTCCTCCGCCTCCGTCATCCGCGACTCCTCTATCTCCGCCGTCCTCTGCACGCTCATCGTCGCCCTCGGCCCAATCCAATTCGGCTTCACCGGTGGATTCTCCTCCCCCACCCAAGACGACATCATAGCCGACCTCGGCCTCTCCCTGTCCGAG TTCTCGATCTTTGGCTCTCTGTCCAACGTCGGAGCCATGGTGGGCGCCATCGCCAGCGGCCAACTTGCGGAGTACATCGGGCGCAAAGGC TCGCTGATGATCGCTTCCATTCCTAACATCATTGGCTGGCTGGCGATTTCCTTTGCCAAA GACTCTTCATTCTTGTATATGGGTCGGTTGTTGGAAGGATTCGGCGTCGGAGTGATCTCCTATACA GTGCCTGTCTATATAGCAGAGATAGCTCCACAGAACTTGAGGGGGGCACTTGGCTCTGTGAATCAG CTTTCTGTGACTatcggcattttgctagcttatctGTTGGGCATGTTTGTTCCGTGGAGACTTCTTGCAGTAATTG GAATCTTGCCATGCACAATCCTCATACCTGGTCTGTTCTTTATCCCGGAATCTCCGAGGTGGCTG GCAAAAATGGGCATGATGGAAGATTTTGAAGCTTCCCTACAAGTTCTGAGAGGATTTGATGCTGACATCACTGTAGAAGTGAATGAAATCAAG AGATCAGTGGCATCATCCACCAGAAGGACAGCAATCCGATTCTCACAACTGAGACAAAGAAGATACAAACTTCCTCTTATG ATAGGCATTGGTCTACTTGTACTACAGCAGCTAAGTGGAATCAATGGCATCCTTTTTTATGCCAGCAACATTTTCAAAGCGGCTG GGCTTACCAATGGTAACCTGGCCACTTGTGGTCTTGGAGCAATTCAG GTTGTTGCTACTGGAGTTACCACTTGGTTACTGGATAGAGCTGGTCGAAGAATTCTTCTTATA ATCTCCGCTGCAGGAATGACTTCAAGTCTTCTGCTAGTTTCAGTTGCATTTTTTCTGGAG GGTGTCTTTCCTGAAGAATCTCATTCTTATTATATAATGAGCATACTCTCATTGGTTGGACTTGTG GCTTTTGTCATTGCCTTCTCTTTTGGGTTGGGAGCAATTCCATGGATCATTATGTCCGAG ATACTTCCCGTCAATATTAAGAGCCTTGCTGGTAGTGTAGCAACACTTGCCAACTGGTTGACGTCATTTGCAATAACAATGACCGCAAACTTACTTTTGAACTGGAGCACTGGAG GTACCTTTGCCATCTACACAGTAGTCAGTGTTTTAACACTTTTGTTTGTCATAACATGGGTGCCCGAGACCAAGGGAAGAACTCTTGAGGAAATACAGTGGTCTTTCCGATAA